A genomic segment from Drosophila willistoni isolate 14030-0811.24 chromosome 2L unlocalized genomic scaffold, UCI_dwil_1.1 Seg168, whole genome shotgun sequence encodes:
- the LOC6640878 gene encoding uncharacterized protein LOC6640878 — protein sequence MAKRCHEAVIEISSEESELDSVTSTVIIRSRRTTRTRPKRFSDYDLETSGVDLQLYKRREDPDYTSSINQSNESDVVYRTEHVLVYLDLSQPIAKVTKEPLMDPLMNANQQLKTKLKKLLGLIAPRRRLYNPRDEDELIIPAPKMFNIPIASSVTVKTWSRLNLHNADPVSPAKMKWKLLDDYIQRINASSFVKSQMPSHIWQESNNLSELPPLRKRDQECRQHKRCLPLLEQHPLFYSFIESLSTKISVNMCHPLAINYRIMDFKQSKGDLAKKLFNMFNHQIFLCGLQPQLIWHGSQNSKSYLIISGKKLDRSYKIILSETIEEPAVLVKILLHEMCHVAAFVYNTEIGHGDQCHKWACVAKYRMPELPFVAECEGSTCKYICYLCGASSLGHLMQFQDITAHLHCAYCQFELLVEPWQANNPCFLSHQETVMTPYKEFIKNNYLEFLVLESDLDLQYHNDKMLQLNLKYIKQIANNIF from the coding sequence ATGGCAAAAAGGTGCCACGAAGCCGTCATTGAAATTTCCAGTGAGGAATCGGAACTAGACTCGGTCACTTCAACAGTTATTATACGCAGTAGACGTACTACACGTACAAGGCCAAAGAGGTTCAGTGATTATGACTTGGAAACTTCTGGAGTTGACCTACAGTTGTACAAGAGAAGAGAGGATCCCGATTATACTTCTAGTATTAATCAGAGCAACGAATCTGATGTTGTTTACAGGACAGAACATGTCCTTGTATATTTGGATCTAAGTCAACCCATAGCCAAAGTAACAAAGGAGCCCCTAATGGACCCATTGATGAACGCGAACCAGCAATTGAAAACGAAACTAAAGAAACTCTTGGGTCTCATAGCCCCACGACGCCGACTGTATAATCCAAGAGATGAAGATGAGTTGATAATTCCTGCTCCGAAAATGTTTAACATTCCTATTGCCTCATCAGTGACAGTAAAAACATGGTCAAGGCTTAATCTTCACAATGCTGATCCCGTTTCGCCTgccaaaatgaaatggaaactTTTAGATGACTACATTCAGCGAATTAATGCCTCCAGTTTTGTAAAGTCGCAAATGCCTTCGCATATTTGGCAAGAGTCGAATAATCTAAGCGAGTTGCCACCTCTAAGGAAACGGGATCAGGAATGCCGGCAACACAAAAGATGTTTGCCCTTACTGGAGCAACATCCTTTATTCTACAGCTTCATTGAATCCCTTAGTACAAAAATCTCTGTGAATATGTGTCATCCGTTGGCCATAAACTACCGCATTATGGATTTCAAGCAATCTAAAGGTGATTTGGCTAAAAAACTCTTTAATATGTTCAATCATCAAATCTTTCTATGCGGTCTTCAGCCACAATTAATTTGGCATGGTTCTCAAAATAGCAAAAGTTACCTTATAATTTCAGGTAAAAAACTTGATCGTTCTTATAAGATTATTCTTAGTGAGACTATCGAGGAGCCAGCAGTTCTAGTTAAAATTCTTTTGCATGAAATGTGCCATGTTGCGGCATTTGTTTATAATACAGAAATTGGACATGGAGACCAATGTCACAAGTGGGCATGTGTGGCTAAATATCGGATGCCGGAATTGCCTTTTGTGGCCGAATGTGAAGGCTCAACCTGTAAATATATCTGCTATCTATGTGGTGCCTCTTCTTTGGGTCATCTCATGCAATTCCAAGATATTACAGCGCATTTGCATTGTGCCTATTGTCAATTTGAATTGCTAGTAGAACCCTGGCAGGCCAATAATCCTTGTTTTTTGTCGCATCAAGAAACAGTGATGACTCCATATAAagagtttattaaaaataattacttAGAGTTTTTAGTTTTGGAGTCTGATTTGGATCTTCAATATCATAATGATAAAATGttacaattaaatttaaaatatataaaacaaatagcAAATAATATATTCTAG